A genomic stretch from Mycobacterium malmoense includes:
- a CDS encoding bifunctional riboflavin kinase/FAD synthetase: MQRWRGQDEIPTDWGRCVLTIGVFDGVHRGHAELIAHAVKAGRARNVPTVLMTFDPHPMEVVYPGSHPAQLTTLTRRAELVEEMGIDVFLVMPFTTDFMKLTPDRYIHELLVENLHVVEVVVGENFTFGKKAAGNVDNLRRAGERFGFAVEAMSLLSEHHSNETVAFSSTYIRSCVDAGDVVAAAEALGRPHRVEGVVVRGYGRGAELGFPTANVAPPMYSAIPADGIYAAWFTVLGHGQGAGAPGAIVPGERYQAAVSVGTNPTFSGRTRTVEAFVLDTAADLYGQHVAVDFVARIRGQRKFDSVKDLVAAMGVDTDRARALLTD, encoded by the coding sequence GTGCAGCGGTGGCGCGGCCAGGACGAAATTCCCACGGACTGGGGCAGATGCGTGCTCACCATCGGGGTGTTCGATGGTGTGCATCGCGGCCATGCCGAGCTGATCGCGCATGCGGTGAAGGCCGGCCGCGCGCGCAACGTGCCAACCGTGCTGATGACGTTCGACCCGCACCCGATGGAAGTGGTCTATCCCGGCAGTCACCCGGCGCAGCTGACGACGCTGACGCGGCGCGCCGAGCTCGTCGAGGAAATGGGCATCGACGTCTTCCTGGTGATGCCGTTCACCACCGATTTCATGAAGCTCACCCCGGACCGCTACATCCACGAGCTGCTGGTGGAAAACCTGCATGTGGTGGAGGTCGTGGTGGGGGAGAACTTCACCTTCGGCAAGAAGGCGGCCGGCAACGTCGACAACCTGCGGCGCGCCGGCGAGCGGTTCGGGTTCGCGGTGGAGGCGATGTCGCTGCTGTCCGAGCATCACAGCAACGAGACCGTGGCGTTCTCCTCCACGTACATCCGCTCCTGCGTGGACGCCGGCGACGTGGTGGCGGCCGCGGAGGCGCTGGGCCGCCCGCATCGCGTCGAAGGCGTGGTGGTCCGGGGTTACGGGCGAGGCGCCGAGTTGGGCTTCCCCACCGCCAACGTGGCGCCGCCGATGTATTCGGCCATTCCGGCCGACGGCATCTACGCGGCCTGGTTCACCGTGCTCGGGCACGGTCAGGGGGCGGGGGCCCCCGGGGCGATCGTCCCGGGGGAGCGCTACCAGGCCGCGGTGTCCGTCGGCACCAACCCGACCTTCTCCGGACGCACCCGCACCGTCGAGGCGTTCGTCCTGGATACCGCCGCCGACCTGTACGGACAGCACGTGGCGGTGGACTTCGTCGCGCGCATCCGCGGCCAGCGCAAGTTCGATTCGGTGAAGGATCTCGTCGCCGCGATGGGTGTGGACACCGACCGGGCGCGTGCCCTGCTTACCGACTGA
- the rpsO gene encoding 30S ribosomal protein S15, translating to MALTAEQKKEILGQYGLHDTDTGSPEAQVALLTRRIADLTEHLKVHKHDHHSRRGLLLLVGRRRRLLKYVSQIDVERYRSLVERLGLRR from the coding sequence GTGGCGCTGACAGCCGAGCAGAAAAAGGAAATTCTGGGCCAATACGGCCTGCACGACACCGACACCGGGTCCCCGGAGGCCCAGGTCGCGCTTCTGACCCGGCGGATCGCCGACCTCACCGAGCACCTCAAGGTGCACAAGCACGACCACCACTCGCGGCGGGGGTTGCTGTTGCTGGTGGGGCGCCGGCGCAGGCTGCTCAAGTACGTGTCCCAGATCGACGTGGAGCGTTATCGCTCGCTCGTCGAGCGGCTGGGTCTGCGTCGCTGA
- a CDS encoding polyribonucleotide nucleotidyltransferase, producing the protein MSVAEIEEGVFEATAVIDNGSFGTRTIRFETGRLALQAAGAVVAYLDDENMLLSATTASKNPKEHFDFFPLTVDVEERMYAAGRIPGSFFRREGRPSTDAILTCRLIDRPLRPSFVDGLRNEIQVVVTILSLDPNDLYDVLAINAASASTQLAGLPFSGPIGGVRVALIEGTWVAFPTVEQLERAVFDMVVAGRIVGDADKKDIAIMMVEAEATENVIALVEGGAQAPTESVVAQGLEAAKPFIAELCRAQQELADATGKSGKPTAEYPTFPEYGEDVYYSVSSLATDELAAALTIGGKAERNDRTDELKAQVLARLTGDSATYAGREKEVGAAFRSLTKKLVRQRILTDHFRIDGRGITDIRALSAEVAVVPRAHGSALFERGETQILGVTTLDMVKMAQQIDSLGPETTKRYMHHYNFPPFSTGETGRVGSPKRREIGHGALAERALVPVLPSVEEFPYAIRQVSEALGSNGSTSMGSVCASTLALFNAGVPLKAPVAGIAMGLVSDDIEVEAGKTERRFVTLTDILGAEDAFGDMDFKVAGTKDFVTALQLDTKLDGIPSQVLAGALAQAKDARLTILEVMAEAIDAPDEMSPYAPRVTTIKVPVDKIGEVIGPKGKVINSITEETGAQISIEDDGTVFVGATDGPSAQAAIDKINAIANPQLPTVGERFLGTVVKTTDFGAFVSLLPGRDGLVHISKLGKGKRIAKVEDVVHVGDKLQVEIADIDKRGKISLVLVADDDSADSSAPADAGAPQEAAPADAATANS; encoded by the coding sequence ATGTCTGTAGCTGAAATTGAAGAGGGCGTGTTCGAGGCAACCGCCGTTATCGACAACGGGAGCTTCGGCACCCGGACCATCCGTTTCGAGACCGGCCGCCTGGCCCTGCAGGCCGCCGGCGCCGTCGTCGCCTATCTGGACGACGAGAACATGCTGCTGTCGGCGACCACCGCCAGCAAGAACCCCAAGGAGCACTTCGACTTCTTCCCGCTGACCGTCGACGTCGAGGAGCGGATGTATGCCGCCGGCCGCATCCCCGGTTCGTTCTTCCGCCGCGAGGGCCGGCCGTCGACCGACGCGATCCTGACCTGCCGGCTCATCGACCGCCCGCTGCGCCCGTCGTTCGTCGACGGCCTGCGCAACGAGATCCAGGTCGTGGTGACGATCCTGAGCCTGGATCCCAATGACCTGTATGACGTGCTGGCGATCAACGCCGCGTCGGCGTCCACCCAGCTGGCTGGTCTGCCGTTCTCGGGACCGATCGGTGGTGTGCGGGTCGCGCTGATCGAGGGCACCTGGGTGGCATTCCCGACCGTGGAGCAGCTCGAGCGTGCCGTCTTCGACATGGTGGTGGCCGGCCGCATAGTCGGCGACGCCGACAAAAAAGACATCGCGATCATGATGGTCGAAGCCGAGGCCACCGAAAACGTCATCGCGCTCGTCGAGGGGGGAGCCCAGGCGCCGACGGAAAGCGTTGTGGCCCAAGGGCTGGAGGCGGCCAAGCCGTTCATCGCGGAGCTGTGCAGGGCACAGCAGGAGCTGGCCGACGCGACCGGAAAATCGGGGAAGCCAACCGCCGAATACCCGACGTTCCCCGAGTACGGCGAGGACGTGTACTACTCGGTGTCCTCGTTGGCCACCGACGAGCTGGCCGCCGCCCTGACCATCGGCGGCAAGGCCGAACGCAACGACCGCACCGACGAGCTCAAGGCCCAGGTGCTCGCGCGGCTCACTGGGGACTCTGCAACCTACGCGGGCCGTGAGAAAGAGGTCGGCGCCGCGTTCCGCTCGCTGACCAAGAAGCTGGTCCGCCAGCGCATCCTGACCGACCATTTCCGCATCGACGGCCGCGGCATCACCGACATCCGCGCGTTGTCGGCCGAGGTCGCCGTCGTCCCGCGCGCGCACGGCAGCGCGCTGTTCGAGCGCGGCGAGACCCAGATCCTCGGCGTCACCACGCTGGACATGGTCAAGATGGCCCAGCAGATCGACTCGCTGGGTCCGGAAACCACGAAACGGTATATGCACCACTACAACTTCCCGCCGTTCTCCACCGGCGAGACCGGCCGGGTCGGCTCGCCCAAGCGGCGTGAGATCGGGCACGGCGCGCTGGCCGAGCGGGCCCTGGTGCCGGTGCTGCCGAGCGTCGAGGAGTTCCCGTACGCCATCCGACAGGTGTCCGAGGCGCTGGGCTCCAACGGCTCGACGTCGATGGGGTCGGTGTGCGCGTCCACGCTGGCGCTGTTCAACGCCGGAGTGCCCCTCAAGGCGCCGGTGGCCGGCATCGCGATGGGCCTGGTGTCCGACGACATAGAAGTTGAGGCCGGCAAGACCGAGCGCCGCTTCGTCACCCTGACCGATATCCTCGGCGCCGAGGACGCGTTCGGCGACATGGACTTCAAGGTCGCCGGCACCAAGGACTTCGTCACCGCGCTGCAGCTCGACACCAAGCTGGACGGCATCCCCTCCCAGGTTCTGGCGGGCGCCCTCGCGCAGGCCAAGGATGCCCGGCTGACCATCCTGGAGGTCATGGCCGAGGCCATCGACGCGCCCGACGAGATGAGCCCGTACGCGCCGCGGGTGACCACCATCAAGGTCCCGGTGGACAAGATCGGTGAGGTCATCGGCCCGAAGGGCAAGGTGATCAACTCGATCACCGAGGAGACCGGGGCGCAGATCTCCATCGAGGACGACGGCACCGTGTTCGTCGGCGCCACCGACGGCCCCTCGGCGCAGGCGGCGATCGACAAGATCAACGCCATCGCCAATCCGCAGCTGCCGACGGTGGGCGAGCGGTTCCTCGGAACCGTGGTCAAGACAACGGATTTCGGTGCGTTCGTGTCGCTGCTGCCCGGTCGTGACGGTCTGGTGCACATTTCCAAGCTCGGCAAGGGCAAGCGCATCGCGAAGGTCGAGGACGTCGTGCACGTCGGCGACAAGCTGCAGGTCGAGATCGCCGATATCGACAAGCGGGGCAAGATCTCTCTGGTCCTGGTGGCCGACGACGATTCAGCAGACAGCTCGGCCCCCGCCGATGCCGGGGCTCCCCAGGAGGCCGCACCAGCCGATGCCGCGACGGCCAACAGCTGA
- a CDS encoding M16 family metallopeptidase — MPRRPTADPALRRGLRTAEAQSPAALRRTTLPGGLRVVTEYLPAVRSASVGVWVGVGSRDEGATVAGAAHFLEHLLFKSTPTRTAVGIAQAMDAVGGELNAFTAREHTCYYAHVLDSDLELAVDLVADVVLNGRCAAGDVELERDVVLEEIAMRDDDPEDALGDMFLAALFGDHPVGRPVIGTARSVSAMTRAQLHSFHVRRYTPERMVVAVAGNVDHDEVVALVREHFGSRLVRGRQPAAPRKGAGRVPGHPGLALVHRDAEQTHVSLGVRTPGRGWEHRWALSVLHTALGGGLSSRLFQEVRELRGLAYSVYSTLDIFADSGALSVYAACLPERFAEVMRVTGEVLQAVARDGLTEAECRIAKGSLRGGLVLGLEDSSSRMSRLGRSELNYGKHRSIEHTLRQIDGVTVEEVNAVARRLLGKPYGAAVLGPYTSKRSLPQQLRAMVH, encoded by the coding sequence ATGCCGCGACGGCCAACAGCTGATCCCGCGCTGCGGCGGGGGCTACGGACCGCCGAAGCCCAATCCCCGGCCGCACTGCGCCGCACCACCCTGCCGGGCGGCCTGCGGGTGGTCACCGAATACCTGCCCGCGGTGCGCTCCGCGTCGGTCGGGGTCTGGGTGGGCGTCGGATCGCGCGACGAGGGTGCCACCGTGGCCGGGGCGGCGCACTTCCTCGAGCACCTGCTGTTCAAGTCGACCCCGACCCGCACGGCCGTGGGCATCGCGCAGGCGATGGACGCCGTCGGCGGGGAGTTAAACGCGTTCACCGCCAGGGAGCACACCTGCTACTACGCGCACGTGCTCGACAGCGACCTGGAGCTGGCCGTCGACCTGGTCGCCGACGTGGTGCTCAACGGTCGCTGCGCCGCCGGCGACGTCGAGCTGGAGCGCGACGTGGTGCTCGAGGAGATCGCGATGCGCGACGACGACCCCGAGGACGCGCTGGGCGACATGTTCCTGGCGGCGCTGTTCGGCGACCACCCGGTGGGCCGCCCGGTGATCGGCACCGCGCGGTCGGTGTCGGCGATGACGCGGGCGCAGCTGCACTCGTTTCACGTGCGGCGCTACACGCCGGAACGGATGGTCGTCGCGGTGGCCGGCAACGTCGACCACGACGAGGTGGTCGCGCTGGTGCGCGAGCATTTCGGGTCGCGTCTGGTGCGCGGACGGCAGCCCGCCGCCCCCCGCAAGGGCGCCGGGCGGGTGCCCGGCCACCCCGGACTGGCGCTGGTCCACCGGGACGCCGAGCAGACCCACGTGTCGTTGGGCGTGCGCACCCCCGGGCGCGGCTGGGAGCATCGCTGGGCGCTGTCGGTGCTGCACACCGCGCTGGGCGGCGGCCTGAGTTCCCGGCTGTTCCAAGAGGTTCGCGAGCTGCGCGGGCTGGCCTACTCGGTCTACTCGACGCTGGACATCTTCGCCGACAGCGGCGCGCTGTCGGTGTACGCCGCGTGCCTGCCGGAGCGTTTCGCCGAGGTCATGCGGGTGACCGGTGAGGTGCTGCAGGCGGTGGCGCGCGACGGCCTCACCGAGGCCGAATGCCGCATCGCCAAGGGCTCGTTGCGCGGCGGGCTCGTCCTGGGCCTAGAGGATTCCAGCTCCCGGATGAGCCGCCTCGGCCGCAGCGAATTGAACTACGGCAAACACCGCAGCATCGAGCACACCCTGCGGCAAATCGACGGGGTGACCGTCGAG